AAGGTAACCACCATCACTCCCCATATATATCCTGCTCATCACCATCTCATCATTTATCTAACTTTATGTATGTATTGAGTCTTTACTGGGCATCCAAGCCAGATATCTCGCATATTAATTcctttcatcttttttattacagaattaatttagattttatttacaTATGATGATATATAGTAGCcgttcataaaaataaatatccagaCCACTCGTCTTCCTAATCCTATTTCCATCAATCAGCTGTTATTTTTGCACAAACTAACTAGTTTAGTTTTGGTCTCACAGGCATTCTTCCTCGCAGGCGGGGAACCAAGGCAAGAGCATATGGAAGGAGATCGAGAACGCATGAGACAAAGACGTAGCCGTCAGCAGAGGGTAGGCTTCCAGAATTTATTCAGTGGATTCAGTGAAGAACTGCTGGCTGAGGCCTACAACATTCCAGTCAATATCGCGAGGAGACTGCAGGAGGACGACAGCCAGCGGGGGATCATCGTCAGGTGCCAAGAAGAAATGCGCCGCATGATTAGACCTGACGAAGACCGAGAAGAAGGACAAAGATGGCTAAACGGATTGGAAGAAGCTGGATGCACTACAAGAATTAGATACAACCTAGACACTCAAAGAGAATCCGACTTTGTCTCCAGACAAGGCGGAAGAGTAAACATTGTGAACAGGCACAAGCTTCCAATCCTTCGATTCATGGACATGAGCGCAGAGAAAGGCCATCTTTTCCCCGTACATAATTCATATAAATTATGCATCCTCAATCTTCATGTTCTAGAGATAACGTGATGTCAATAACCTAATACATGGCCAATGTTGTTGCAGAACGCAATGTACACACCCCACTGGTCCATGACCGACAACAGGGTTGTCTATGTGTTAAGAGGTGAGGCCCGTGTGCAGATCGTGGACGACAATGGGAACAATGTGTTCGACGAGAGGGTTAAGCGTGGAGACGTGTTTGTGATCCCTCAGTTCTTTGCGGTAACGTCCAAGGCCGGAAACGAAGGCTTCGAATACGTGACAATCAAGACGTCCGGTCAGCCAATGAAGAGCCCCCTGGCTGGCTACACCTCGGTAATCAGGGCCATGCCAATCGACGTCCTCGCAAATGCATACCAGATGTCACTCAGAGACGCCCAGAACTTGAAGCACAGCAGAGGCCACCAGAGTTTCCTTCTGTCCTCCAGCCGATCAGCCTCTTAACGGCGGGTTTTCCTAATGGCACCGGCCACTATAGTACTAGTACTGCTTAGGCCACTAGCTATAGACGTACTTATAATTAAGCTAGTCCTCGTTGTAGAATGGAGATCTATAGGCTTTTTGAACATGTTGAGGAAACTTGATCAGTAGTATAAACGAAGTGATCATGAGAAAATATGCACTAGGCCGGGCAGCCTccaataaatcaataaaatgtggCCTTTTTTCCTGTCCTTTAAATCACGATCATCTCACGAGGGGTTCAAAGATTTTATTTTCCTATACTTCTTAGTTAAATATCGTTATAACATTAATCAAGCTGCAAGCGCAGTCACTAATTACCTGCTtttatatgcaaattaatactacgagaattatatatatattgtggtgATTTTTATAGTATAGCATGGAATATGATCTTAGCCAAACAGTACTAGTACTactgttaattaattaattaatttccagAGAAAGTAAAGAATTAAGTACCAAACCCTTATTCGAGTTTCTCTTTTAGTTACATactttagatgagatgagatgtattcatgttgaaagttaaataaaatattattatattttaattttttaatgttagttttattttgagatttgaaaaaattgaattatttattatattttgtgtaaaaatttatgaaaattgtaatgataaaataagatgagatgatttaaTTTTGTGTATACAAGCGTCCGGCCCATGTTTTCATATGCGAGGCTCATATATATGTACCTAGCGTTTTCGATCATGCAATTTTGTTGTTTAGTAATGCGTATGTAAGCTTCaagcatgaaaaataaataaataaaacaaaacaaaacaaaacaaaacaaaaacaaaatgcatcCAAATTACTAGCAAACGGCTTATTTCCGACACCTCGATCGATCATTAATGTATTTCCGATCGAGAACCAGAAACAGGACagaagaaatataatttttcaaaaatatttgtgACAATTAAATATTATTGCATATAtctatagtaattatataagcgGTAATCGGTGAGCTACAGTGTTAGGAACAGTAATTTTCTCATTCCGTTTTTTGTTCCATGTTTATTACATAGTTACTTATTTAACCTTTTGTTTTCTCCCTTTGTATCTGTTTATATGAGGATGTTTTGGTCTTTAGCGAGATTGTGTCAGAGATATTTTTCCAGAAGAATTTTAGACCAcacaaatctttcattctcgGCTTCGTATTACTCccgagttctctctctctctctctctctctctctctctctctctctctctctgacccATTATCTATTCTATCTCTCTATCTCGCGACCCTCGATTTCTTTTTGTCTTGCTGAAACCCAAATCACCTAAACTGTGAGACCTAGTCCCAACGCCTGCGATTTCTTTCATTCTCGGCTCCGTATGCGTCCGGAGTTAATCTCTCTCAACTCAGACCCACTCTCCATTCTTTCTCTCTACCTCGCAATCCTCAATTTCTCTTCGTGTTGCTGAAACCCAAACCACCAAAACTGTGAGACCCAGCCCTAGCTTTTGGCTTGTTCAATTTGTGGGAGCGTTGAAGTCTTTGGGCTTTCTAAGCTATTAATTTCTTTGGTTTCAGGCTGATAATGGCAGTGCCTTGGAGAAAATGAGTACAACCATGGCAGAGAATTCTAAGGAATCCGCGGCAACAATCACTTAGGGTGTGCGTTTATCTCTCTCTGTGAAGCTTTTTTCTCTGTTTGTGTATTTTgaattgtgatttttattaaatattaaaaattttagaatttttgagATTTCCTTTTGGTTTTGAAGGTGCTACGCCGGCTGTGATTGTGGGTAAGCAGAAGAGTTCGTTCTCTTCGTGGAGTTTATACTAGAAGCGTAACAACTCGGTGACGACCTTCGAGACCTTGATACTGTGGTGCATGAGTCTATCATAGTCAGCtcaggtttttttttcttctggttTTTGAGTGCTTATTAACTATACTATGTAGTTGAATTAGTTAGTAAAGCTTCAATTAGTTCATGCTGTGGTTGCAGCTGTGTTGAACTCAGGTGTTTACTTCAATTAGTTCTAATCAATTACTGAGAGTAGTTTACCTAGGGTCCACTCAATCCCATTCATACGCATGGGTAGCTTAGCTTTTTATaggcttttttgttttttgtttgggtCTAAAGCAGAGGAATGAGTCTTTTGATATAAAAGAGTCGATGGCAGTGCATTGTGGGTAGGTTTAGCTTTTGTTTCTATGAGTTTTATTGATGTTTCTCAAATGTTTTGGCTTTGTCCAGAATGATTAGTCTTCACCTTTATGTATAGATCTTATATGATGGTTCTTAATCACACATTTTAACTACTGTAAACAAACCATGTAGGATATAATGGAGTGAAGAGATTGAGTGCAAGGAGGATTTCCTGGTTGAAATCCACGGACAAGGAGGATGCTTTTCATACCCTTGTTTGGGAATGATTGATTAAGTGCCTCTCATAATTTTTAGAAGAGTACTGTTCAAGGATGTCTCTTAATTACAAACTGGCAGACATCATTCATCTCCAAATAAACTCATCCATACCATGATTGAGTTCAGATGTAGAAAGTATATAACTGTAAAAACTTAGTACTACTTGAGATCACAAGGCCACTTCATCGCACAATTTCTTTAAAAGTACTAGATTAGGATGTAAGCTACTTCATCACAATGATCACACAGattctttaaaattaattatttaaaaaactgattttaaataatttattcaagTACAGGATTTCACAAGTGGGCTACCTTCATAAATAAGATTGGAGTGCTCTTCCCTaaattaataaatcaaacaCCTATTTAATTGGATCAAATCTATATAATGCATTGGAATCATCTTATCTACCTTTTGATTTCTGTTTTAGGTGCTTCAGGGATCCTCATGCAATAGCAACAAATAGAGAGAATATATTGTGCTCTCTTTagggatgagaagacttctgAAGATGAAACCTATTGAAATAGTTTAGCAATGGGTCAAATTATGTTgaggttaatttttttttttaagaaattttattctctTGAACAGCATGAAAGTAGTAAAATGCtataagaagaggaaaaaagttaaatattttgctatttttattttgttattttattttataccaaAAATTGAAAGGTTCTTTTATTGAGAATTCTATATGGTacttttgttcaagaaaatacaGAACAAAAGTAATTTGCACTGTATGGTTTGGGGTTGATGATACtttgaggtttttatttttgtatttttggcatgtcatcatttcttttcctttaattaATCTGATTTATTGGTTTGTTTCTTGCAGAAAATCTGCACTTTTTGGTAGGGAATATGCACTTTTTGGTTTGGAGTTGACGGTGCTTTGAGGTTTGTATGTTTTTCAGATTTTTCCCGGTTAAATTATGTTGaggttaaaattttttttgttagaaattttactcttgtGGATAATATCAAATTAGTAAActgaaataataaaagaaaaaaagttaagtatttttctattgttattttgttattttattttatgcaaaaaactgaaaatttcttttaatgGAGAATTCTGTAAAGTatttttgttcaagaaaatacaGCACAAAAGTAACTTGCACTGTATGGTTTGGGTTGATGAtgctttgagtttttttttttttttttttttttttcttttgtgcatgttatcattttttttttcctttagttaatatgattttttggtttgtttcttgCCTGGGAATTTTCACTTTTTGGTAGGAAATATGCACGTTTTTGTTTGGAGTTAATGGTGCTTTTAGGTTTGTATGCTTTTCagatatttttcaatttggatttgtatattttcttattGATTCTATTTTTTGGATATTGTTGTTTGGATCCTATCTGGTTGTTGGTATCCTTTATATCATGTTCTTGGAATTCCTTTGTGAATTGATACAATTAAGCATCGTAGATATCAATTAGTGTGATTCAACTACTATTTTTATCTTCTTGCTCTTTACTTTTTGGCTCAaaattgattcttttttttatagaaagatGGTAGAACAAggattctaattttttatttttttttatttttttaacatatggtTTAAAGGTGGCTTCTGGTTGTTCATCTTATATTGTAAGTTTATGGTTTTTGTATTTACAACAGTTTAGCAATGGGTTAAATTATGTTGaggttaattttttgtttttaaattttattctcttGAACAGTATAAGAGTAGTAAAATGgaataagaagagaaaaaaagttaaaatattttgctattgttattttgttattttattttataccaaaaattgaatattcttttaatggagaATTCTGTATAATacttttgttcaagaaaatacaGCACAAAAGTAGTTGGTACTGTACGGTTTGGGGTTGatgctttttggtttttttttttttttttcatgtcatCGGTTTTTTTCCCTTTAGTTAATCtgattttttggtttctttcttgTAGGGAATTTTCACTTTTTGGGAGGGAATCTGCACTTCTTGATTTGGAGTTGATGGTGCTTTGAGGTTTGTATGTCTTTTCGGTTTGTATTTGTATactttcttatcattttattttttggatttgtatattttgttattaatatatttagctCGGTTTGTAGATTGTTGGGTTCCTATATGGTTGTTGGTATCCTTTATATCATGTTCTTGGAATTCGTTTGTGAATTGATACATTAAGCATCGTAGATATCAATTATTGAGGCTCAACtactatttttatattcttgctctttactttttggttaaaatttttttctttttgattggaAAATGGcaggaaaatgatttttatttattttttattttttatttttatggtttaAGATGGGAAATAAGTGGAATAATGGAATGCATTTGCACTTTTTGGTAGGAAATCTGCACTTTTTAGTTTGGAGTTGGTGGTGCTTTGAGGTTTGTATgtctttcagatttttttttctcgttctggatttgtatattttcttattgattttattttttggatttgtatattttgttattaatatattaagctCGGTTTGTATATTGTTGGGTTCCTATCTTGTTGTTGGTATCctttattttatatcatgttCTTGGAATTCTTTTGTGAATTGATACTATAAGCATTGTAGATATCAATTAGTGTGGTTTaactactatttttattttcttactctttactttttggcttaaaattgtttctttttggTTGGAAAATGGTAGAACAAggattctatttttattttattttatttatttatttattttttatgtatgatTTAAAGATGGCTTCTGGttgttcatcttatattatgaatttatggtTTTTGCATTTATGATAGTTTAGGAATGGGTTATATTATGTTGACGTTTAgaaatttttagggtttttgtgGTGCATGCTTCTATCACAGTCTACtaaggttttcttttcttttttccttctagtTTTTGAGTGCTTATTAACTATACTGTGTAGTTGAATTAGTTAGTAAAGCTTCAATTAAGGCATTTCTTTTGGTTAGCTGCGTTTTTTGGGTATTGCAATCTTATATTTTCGGCTCAATGATCAGATAAGGTGGCGCACTCATGCATATTTCGGGTTTGAAATGAATTCAAAATTCGGTTTAACTTTTTCTATGTGTTAAGTGTTTCCTTTATATTTTGCAGAATCAAAATGTTCCCACCAACACAGAGACCTTTGTGATTGGTTCAAGTAAAAACTACAATTTTCCTTTGGACGATCAAACTGTTAATGGGCATCTATAGAATTAAGTACACGCAGGTACATCTATCTTGGGCTTTGGTTAGTAGCAAACATTTGGTAGGATTAACACAAACTTTGTCATTTTTTCTTTGCTCACAGGCAAGCACATTCCTGTGCTTGTAACTTAGTTTATTGTGATTGTACTTTGGAATACTTGGTTTCGTGTTTTTGATGATAATTTCCTTTGAAACATGTACATGCAGTGTAATGAATTGTTTGTGAACATGATCAAGTGATGGGTTGTAGTTGTTCATGCTGTGGTTGCAGCTGTGTTGAACTCAGGTGATGAGTTGGTATTTGGAGCAAACCATGCTTATGTATCATTTTCTTTAGGTTTTGGGTGTTTGCTTCAACTGGTTCTATGGTGTTGAATCTGAGTTAGAGCATGAGGAGAGCAGTTTAATAAATGTGTtcagatttttgtttctttgcatGTCATGGTTTTCTCAACattgggtttatttttatacatatttcCTTCTAAGACCCTCATTTCTtagtttcttttaattttaattttcggGGTGTCTATGAGTGAAACGCGTAGAAAACCCTCAGTTGATCTCCATTGCAGTAGATCTCCGTCACTGGTTGCATATAGGGGCTAACCTAGAGAAATTACGTTAAGGAATGAAGTCTCCTTTAATTTCTGGCGGAGCTTGACTGGTACATCTTCAATGTGttcaattgaaattaaaaatatgggCCTACTTTGCAGCAGAAAATGTCATTTCAGAGGAGTGGAGGCTGAAGAGAATGCGCACATGTaagttctctctttttttatttattttatttgattttttatgttTGGTAAAAGACATCCTTGGTTATGGCCATGTATGAAATAATTGTACAGCAACTTTATGTGTCATatagctttatttttcttttcaatgtgtGTTTTGCAGGATGcagaaattaaaagaagaattgcaaaagaaacaaaagctgAAAAGCATATCCAGAAACTTCAATTACTTGGTACACGTAACTTAGACAGTAACACTGttactatttttttgtttgtatccACTAAAATCAGCTACTTGTTAATTGAAGctcatcaataaaaaaaataaaaaaaaaaaggatcctATTTTAATGGTCGAAGACAACACAGGGCCTTGTACATAGTTCTGGTGGTGGTGCTTTGAAAAAACTAGACAGAGAAATaacaaatgtgatttttttatagaatttgtttgTTCTTAaacgttgttttttttttttggtacatATGGCTTTAAGATGAGTTTtgggaaattaaattttttccttattttataaAGGAtcagtttttctcttttatggGATTCCCATCTGCCCATTGGTATCCTTTAATAGATTCTACAAGTTTGGCATATTCACACATTGTTATATAAGTTGCTTTACAAAAATGCTTtcaatttaaaacatagttGTATGAATGGTTGTAAAAATGTCGAATGTCTATTATTTTCCTAACTTTCATATATCCAACCGTTGCCATAGGTTATTACCTTTAGTCCTGGATAATCTTTTGCATCTCTACCCTTAGCTAGACAATCATCGATGTAACTTTCACTTGTGAATGGTTCTACCAATACTTGATTTTGTTTGTCTCTCTTAAAGGCATGCTTGAGTATAATTGGTTTTAGGTTTGAAGTAATGATAGCTATTCCAACACTCCAAATACTTGATATCAGTACATCCATTAGCGATCATTTCTAGATGTTTTATAGCTATAATTCATTAAGAAATCAAGGAAAAATGGTTGAAAACTTGAAGAACCATAGAGAGAAAAGAACTTGCTACTGTCTGTTACAGTTTTGCTGGTCTGTTTCAATTTTCTATTCTATTTTGGATTTCTATTGCCCGTTGTTTGTGTAATTTTGTGTGGCTTCTCTGACTTGTAGCTTCCatggaagagaaaagaagaaaaccatGAAGAGATCTGGAAGTTTGGACTCTCGTTGGACTGGAAAAGAAGTGAAACAGCAGCAAAGGAAATTGAGTGTTAACTAGACAAAAGATATGTTGCTTTTGTAGCCTTTTAAAGCAAAAAAAGGATTACTTATAGGAGAAAGAAAATtgagtttataattttaattgttgagAAGTTTATGTGGTTTGTTTACTGTAGTCAAAACATTGTATTTTTCCCCCCCTTGTGGGATTAATGAACTTGGTATGTGTGCACTACTAATCATGTATTTAGCATATCATTCTTATAGGCTGAGGGTGTTAAGCTCAAGGAAAATACTATACTCCACTTGATCTGTGCAAACATTCTTACAGGGTGTATTTAACATATCATTCTTACAGGGTGTACTACTAATCATGTTTTCCTTTTCTGATCGGTGCAAACATGCAAATGCTATACTCCAattgaattattagaatttttttcccaatacattaagttttttattaggatccgttttttatgaaaaatattatttttttctaaaataaccAATTGGCCTAACTAAGCAAACGTGCGTAGCACGTTACTCCTTtactagtaatatatataaatatatatacatgtatgtgtgtgtgagagGAGAGGGGGCGGGAGATGAATCCCAGGGCCCAAGTACCAAACCTAGCCCACTTGATTGGGTATTAGAGGACAAAAATGGAGAAGATGTGAGAGGAGACATGAGGTGTCAGGAGGGTGCAAGAGTTAGGGTGGGCTGTCAGCAGGGGTGTTAGGGAGGCATGTGAGGTCCGAAGTCAGTGTAGGAGTGTCAGGGGGtcatttaaaaaggaaaaagttctctctctctcttgaggttttcttcttcttcagtttTTTTCTTCAACACCACCTTCATACTTTGGACAGAAGACTCTGTCACATGTATTCTTCTCCAGCAAATGTATCTATAGCTATCCTTATACAGTAAGATATGAGAGGTCATTAGAGATTGTAAACAAGAATATTATAGTAAATTTCTCATCCTCAAATGCCTGTGAATGTAGACACATGCCGAACCACATAAATATGTGTGtctatctctttattttctctacTATGATTTCCTTTCACCATCAATGTACGCACCGCACTGGACTATCGCCAGGGAAACCAAACCACCCCGTTCGAGGCCCGAATCACCTCAGCAAGCTGGAAATGATTCTTTTTCCCCTTCCAGTCTGTTGCACAATTTTTACAGTGTTAACAAGATATACTTCAAATTCTATCGTACTatcaaaacctttttttttttttttttttttttttttttttttttttatgatgaaaaaataatctggcccattaattataagaatatttCTATTATATACAGTTGActatatctatctataataataagcgcCTATCGCGCTTCTACATGAATGAGCAGTGAATTGTTACGTTCCGTTTTTTTCTTCCGTTTTTATTGCATAGTTACctttttaaccttttgttttcttcctttgtgtCCGTTTATATCAGGATGTTTTAGTCTTTAGTGAGATTGTGTCATTCAAAAGAATTTCAGACCACACAAATCTTTCAACTCCTCctcaggagaagaaaaagagcagctcttcttcttctcctcctcctcttcttctccttcgtcGATGAAGTCCAATATTTACCGGCTCTTTGGGAGGGAAAAGTCTGTGCATAAGATTTTCAGTGGTGGCAAACGTACGTTAAAAAACTCCTCTTTTCTATGATTGCCTCATGAAATGATATGGAAATTGTTTtcgagttcttttttttttttg
This is a stretch of genomic DNA from Carya illinoinensis cultivar Pawnee chromosome 3, C.illinoinensisPawnee_v1, whole genome shotgun sequence. It encodes these proteins:
- the LOC122305329 gene encoding 11S globulin seed storage protein 2-like, coding for MGALRSAPFHHPRNLLLLAMAAKIVLTLVLSLLVYAVSGANPNACTGSAQQCRLQRLRTVEPTRRLDSEGGRTELWEESEEEFQCAGVAAFRHTMQPNSLSLPNFHPAPMLVYIEQGEGLLGLTYPGCAETYESQTSQELSRRRSSQMAQLQGERSIRSDQHQRIHRIRRGDILAIPAGVVHWSYNDGNEELVVFAVVDLNNHDNQLDRRFKAFFLAGGEPRQEHMEGDRERMRQRRSRQQRVGFQNLFSGFSEELLAEAYNIPVNIARRLQEDDSQRGIIVRCQEEMRRMIRPDEDREEGQRWLNGLEEAGCTTRIRYNLDTQRESDFVSRQGGRVNIVNRHKLPILRFMDMSAEKGHLFPNAMYTPHWSMTDNRVVYVLRGEARVQIVDDNGNNVFDERVKRGDVFVIPQFFAVTSKAGNEGFEYVTIKTSGQPMKSPLAGYTSVIRAMPIDVLANAYQMSLRDAQNLKHSRGHQSFLLSSSRSAS